The Thiosulfativibrio zosterae genome has a window encoding:
- a CDS encoding GGDEF domain-containing protein — translation MKIKNQLLLALGGVFLVFMLGVWYYANLATQSLNEYWAQRLIEKQLFFDKNRTLQPILQETALAKQMAQEPALLAMALDDNDLAAREAGLAVLENYRLKFQDHSFFAAFRKTQHYFYNDADNSRQNNPLAYTLNPQTADDQWFFRAIQLTDRPYQINVNKDTVLGTTKVWINLLLKHQGEVVGIIGTGLGLDSFLKQSVDISQPGIRNLFIDENLNIQLDRDERRINLASFIKPPSEQENLSFLLSHPEDLNTIKTFAKQLKSANSVEQIKTFWSHDDGNQRLIGITYLPEIGWFNITLFEPDELVFIDPLFIVSTLSGLILLILFILFRVNHALFIQPLVQLTQSVQQFRVDPHQLPNTSVRGYSQEMDTLSTEFKSLIEQVKYTQETLEQRIQERTLALQENETKLNTILNIIPAFVFIKDPAMRFTYVNKAVQNLFKTPLRDIIGKTDHSFFNEDFANSAEIEDRKVFEKGEESHREESVLNDAGEVVKVLHTVKIPLKHENGSVYALCGIAWDITQQKQSELATKQLALYDSLTQLPNRRLLMERLQQEQTLGQRKKTYAALLFLDLDNFKPLNDNYGHDIGDQLLLQTAQRLTQAVRETDTVARFGGDEFIIILSELSTDYSEAMASTQKIVDKILWQLAEPYDLTLAQSGLQHQCTLSIGITLFKGQGFNPQQIIQHADQAMYLAKKQGRNRSHLSPFSATS, via the coding sequence ATGAAAATCAAAAACCAACTCCTCTTAGCTTTGGGCGGTGTCTTCCTAGTTTTTATGCTAGGTGTCTGGTATTACGCCAATCTGGCCACGCAATCACTGAACGAATACTGGGCGCAACGCCTGATTGAAAAACAGTTATTTTTTGATAAAAACCGTACGCTTCAACCCATTCTGCAAGAAACCGCACTTGCCAAGCAAATGGCGCAAGAACCTGCCCTGCTGGCCATGGCATTAGATGATAACGACTTAGCTGCCCGAGAAGCCGGCCTAGCCGTTTTAGAAAATTACCGTTTAAAATTTCAAGACCACAGCTTTTTCGCCGCCTTTCGTAAAACCCAACACTATTTTTACAATGATGCGGATAACAGCCGCCAAAATAATCCCTTAGCCTACACGCTCAACCCCCAGACTGCTGACGACCAATGGTTTTTCCGCGCCATACAACTGACCGACCGTCCGTATCAAATTAATGTCAACAAAGACACTGTTCTGGGCACCACTAAGGTTTGGATAAACCTCCTGCTCAAACACCAAGGTGAAGTCGTTGGCATTATTGGCACTGGACTGGGACTAGATTCGTTTTTAAAACAAAGTGTCGACATTAGCCAACCAGGCATACGCAATCTGTTTATAGATGAAAATCTCAATATTCAATTAGACAGAGATGAAAGACGCATCAATTTAGCCAGTTTTATTAAGCCACCCTCAGAACAAGAAAACTTAAGTTTTCTACTCAGCCATCCAGAAGACCTTAACACCATTAAAACCTTTGCCAAACAATTAAAGTCTGCTAACAGTGTTGAACAAATCAAAACCTTCTGGAGCCACGATGACGGTAATCAGCGCCTGATTGGGATCACTTATTTACCTGAAATCGGCTGGTTTAACATCACGCTGTTTGAACCCGATGAGCTGGTTTTTATAGACCCATTATTTATTGTGTCCACGCTGTCTGGACTGATTTTGCTGATTTTGTTTATCTTATTCCGCGTGAATCATGCACTGTTTATCCAACCGCTGGTGCAACTCACCCAGTCCGTTCAACAATTTCGGGTTGACCCGCACCAATTGCCCAATACTTCTGTACGGGGTTATTCTCAAGAAATGGACACCCTTTCTACTGAGTTTAAAAGCCTGATTGAACAAGTTAAATATACCCAAGAAACGCTTGAACAAAGAATTCAAGAACGCACACTTGCCTTGCAAGAAAATGAAACCAAGCTCAATACCATCCTAAACATCATTCCGGCGTTTGTTTTTATCAAAGACCCAGCAATGCGCTTTACCTATGTGAACAAGGCGGTTCAAAATTTATTTAAAACCCCGCTGCGGGATATTATTGGTAAAACTGATCACAGTTTTTTCAATGAAGATTTTGCCAATTCCGCCGAAATTGAGGACCGCAAAGTCTTTGAAAAAGGTGAAGAGTCGCATAGAGAAGAATCTGTTCTAAACGATGCTGGAGAAGTGGTTAAAGTCCTTCATACCGTTAAAATTCCTCTAAAACATGAAAACGGCAGTGTATACGCCCTTTGCGGCATCGCCTGGGATATTACCCAACAAAAACAATCAGAATTAGCCACTAAGCAACTCGCTCTTTACGACAGCTTAACCCAGCTACCCAACCGCCGTTTACTGATGGAGCGTTTACAACAAGAGCAAACCCTTGGGCAACGCAAAAAAACTTATGCCGCTTTGCTATTTTTGGATTTAGACAACTTTAAACCTTTAAATGACAACTATGGGCACGACATTGGCGATCAACTCTTATTACAAACCGCCCAGCGCCTAACGCAAGCCGTTCGGGAAACCGACACAGTCGCTCGCTTTGGGGGTGACGAGTTTATTATTATATTGTCTGAACTCAGCACCGATTACAGCGAAGCCATGGCTTCAACCCAAAAAATTGTCGATAAAATTCTCTGGCAATTAGCCGAGCCTTATGATCTAACGCTTGCCCAATCTGGCTTGCAACACCAATGCACCCTCAGCATTGGCATCACACTGTTCAAAGGCCAAGGCTTTAACCCACAACAAATCATTCAACACGCGGATCAAGCGATGTATTTAGCCAAAAAACAGGGCAGAAACCGATCTCACCTATCTCCCTTTTCTGCCACCTCTTAA
- a CDS encoding EAL domain-containing protein, giving the protein MKISYRTTITLILLTYGLIFIGLFYANKEFKSDLNVYNVSQQHYESKWQERQEMLNRYLNSFAPVLKALENNHDFSRFVSQNDNLDEMTNLFKTIKDAFSCVLKARYVDASGQEVIHIEGAANDDELISQIPTRELLPKEMSNIADTPYFQQFKALPPKQISISDFEITELHTNNSASTHRVLLHFGMPVYQKGEFKGVVILSVCLKNFFTLFNNTTLYNLYLLDKNNNSIMQTSLNEGDLNPIIPVSQHFTTDELQNILHNDRYFGGHFYSASYQHPNSPYEYKIILDAKYQTMAEEGSFTTNIMLGIMLLTLMLTLPLALRLAKEPERLLFELDEKAHTDELTQLPNRNTLIEHLVANPKQNILIISIDGFYEVTNLYGYKVGDELLKKFAELLTNLNMQNEIKPFHLKSHYYALAFECKHPHLIEEKMMLLHTTIENSSVILSNGLELNISATLGIGSLTDEVRSPTETLLEAEMALEQARKLRYPYLILSNEKAAIQREYQTKIAMISLVRESVIQRKVIAHYQPIYNNQTGAIEKYEALMRLDCPGHGLCYPNDFMEIAKTTKHYPKMTQQMIKQVTQKLASLPNHIKISINFSLLDISHTEVVNTLISEVTRHKVAQQLIVELVETEDYSNFEEILSLAKLLQDIGCEMAIDDFGSGYANFQNIIKLRPYLSYLKIDGSIIRYLEQDETHQQMVKSIISFAESTQLKTIAEFVHDKATFKRVIDMGIDFSQGYFISQPNPDTLSAEEILKLPLS; this is encoded by the coding sequence ATGAAAATATCGTATCGCACAACCATCACGCTGATTTTACTGACCTACGGTCTTATATTTATTGGACTGTTTTATGCCAATAAAGAATTCAAATCAGACCTGAATGTTTACAATGTGTCGCAACAACACTACGAATCTAAATGGCAAGAACGCCAAGAGATGCTTAATCGCTATCTCAATTCATTTGCGCCTGTTTTAAAAGCCTTAGAAAACAATCACGATTTTTCGCGTTTTGTCAGTCAAAATGACAACCTTGATGAAATGACCAATCTATTTAAAACCATTAAAGACGCCTTTAGCTGTGTTCTAAAAGCGCGTTATGTGGATGCGTCTGGGCAAGAAGTCATTCACATAGAAGGTGCCGCGAATGACGATGAACTGATTTCGCAAATACCCACTCGAGAACTACTCCCCAAAGAAATGAGCAATATCGCTGATACGCCCTATTTTCAGCAATTTAAAGCCTTGCCGCCCAAACAAATCAGCATTTCCGATTTTGAAATCACCGAATTGCATACAAACAATAGCGCATCCACCCATCGCGTTTTATTGCACTTTGGTATGCCGGTCTATCAAAAAGGCGAATTTAAAGGGGTTGTGATTTTATCGGTTTGCCTTAAAAACTTTTTTACCCTATTTAATAACACCACGCTATACAACTTGTATTTGCTGGACAAAAACAACAACTCCATCATGCAAACTTCTTTAAATGAAGGTGACTTGAACCCTATCATTCCAGTTTCGCAACACTTCACCACAGACGAGTTGCAAAATATTTTGCATAACGACCGTTATTTTGGCGGGCATTTTTATAGCGCATCCTACCAACATCCAAACTCACCCTATGAGTACAAGATTATTTTGGATGCAAAATATCAAACCATGGCAGAAGAAGGCAGTTTTACCACCAATATCATGCTGGGCATTATGCTGTTAACCCTAATGCTAACCTTGCCTTTGGCCTTACGCCTGGCCAAAGAACCAGAAAGACTACTGTTTGAACTAGACGAAAAAGCCCACACCGATGAGTTAACTCAGTTACCTAATCGTAATACGCTGATTGAACACTTAGTTGCCAATCCCAAACAAAACATTCTCATCATCTCGATTGATGGCTTTTACGAAGTGACCAACCTCTATGGCTACAAGGTTGGCGACGAATTATTGAAAAAATTTGCAGAATTACTCACAAACCTCAATATGCAAAATGAGATAAAGCCCTTCCATTTAAAATCACATTACTATGCCCTAGCGTTTGAGTGTAAACACCCGCATTTGATTGAAGAAAAAATGATGCTATTGCACACCACCATCGAAAACAGCTCGGTGATTTTATCGAATGGACTCGAGTTAAATATATCGGCAACACTTGGTATTGGCAGCTTAACGGATGAAGTCAGAAGCCCCACAGAAACTCTTTTAGAAGCCGAAATGGCATTAGAGCAGGCTCGCAAACTGCGTTATCCCTATTTGATTTTGTCGAATGAAAAAGCCGCCATTCAAAGAGAATATCAGACCAAAATCGCCATGATTAGTTTGGTTAGGGAATCGGTTATCCAAAGAAAAGTCATTGCACACTATCAGCCCATTTATAACAACCAAACTGGGGCTATTGAAAAATATGAGGCATTGATGCGACTGGACTGCCCGGGTCACGGCCTGTGCTATCCAAATGATTTTATGGAGATTGCCAAAACCACCAAGCACTACCCAAAAATGACACAGCAGATGATTAAGCAAGTCACGCAAAAATTAGCCAGCTTGCCTAATCACATCAAAATTTCTATTAATTTTAGCCTGCTCGACATCAGCCACACGGAAGTCGTTAATACCCTGATCAGCGAAGTCACTCGCCACAAGGTTGCTCAACAGCTTATTGTAGAACTGGTGGAAACCGAGGACTATTCCAATTTTGAAGAAATACTCAGTTTAGCCAAACTGCTGCAAGATATTGGATGTGAAATGGCGATTGATGATTTTGGATCGGGTTACGCCAATTTCCAAAACATTATTAAACTGCGCCCCTATTTAAGCTACCTAAAAATTGATGGTTCTATCATTCGTTATTTAGAACAAGATGAAACCCACCAACAAATGGTGAAAAGCATTATCAGCTTTGCAGAAAGCACACAACTTAAAACGATTGCAGAATTTGTACACGATAAAGCCACCTTTAAACGCGTC
- a CDS encoding HDOD domain-containing protein, producing the protein MVRKVQISAENFMQEKLRAALKAIQGVKIPDLPKEIMELDQALGSRFPNNQHITEIIESNTKLSGEVLRIVNSPAMKAKTPINSIRKAVDTLGSNNLKNLVLSACLQNLSKTPPVVDIIEHSKDVAYCCAELSEVVHDVSRDEAYLAGLFHNGGCLMLATKDPNNYLKVFSKLNTNAQQGVEREQELYGSNHMFVGILLGQKWKLPVNLLNIIMKHHSPLSSLQNDKLRSMVAMMTLANFIVNEVAYGAYITEQAQNEFNEAQAELMISSAQINLVRNALLSSG; encoded by the coding sequence ATGGTTCGAAAAGTTCAAATCAGCGCGGAAAACTTTATGCAAGAAAAATTACGAGCAGCTCTAAAAGCCATTCAAGGTGTAAAAATTCCGGATTTACCTAAAGAAATTATGGAACTGGATCAAGCTCTTGGATCGCGTTTTCCCAATAATCAACACATCACTGAAATCATTGAAAGTAACACCAAACTCAGTGGTGAAGTGTTGCGCATTGTTAACTCTCCCGCCATGAAGGCTAAAACCCCCATAAACTCCATTCGCAAAGCGGTGGATACGTTGGGGTCAAACAATCTTAAAAACTTGGTGTTGTCGGCTTGTTTACAAAATTTATCTAAGACACCACCGGTGGTCGATATTATTGAGCATTCTAAAGATGTTGCTTATTGTTGTGCCGAACTGTCGGAAGTGGTTCATGATGTGTCTCGTGATGAGGCGTACTTGGCTGGCCTGTTTCATAATGGCGGTTGTTTAATGTTGGCAACCAAAGACCCAAATAATTATCTAAAGGTTTTTTCCAAGCTCAATACCAATGCCCAGCAAGGTGTTGAAAGAGAGCAAGAGCTCTATGGTTCAAATCATATGTTTGTCGGAATTTTGCTCGGGCAAAAGTGGAAGTTACCCGTTAATTTGCTCAATATTATTATGAAACACCATTCCCCCTTGAGTAGCTTACAAAATGATAAATTGCGCAGTATGGTGGCAATGATGACCTTGGCTAATTTTATTGTGAATGAGGTTGCTTATGGAGCTTACATTACTGAGCAAGCCCAAAATGAATTTAATGAAGCGCAAGCAGAGTTAATGATATCCAGTGCGCAGATTAATTTAGTTAGAAATGCTTTGTTATCGAGTGGCTAA
- a CDS encoding cupin domain-containing protein has product MYMTHENEHEYRFGTHGPKYLTLGPNVDLGVVVITPGEHHPCHKHTIQEESFLGLEGECAVYVDGERVVITPGVYLRCDPNEAHYFRNEGDVPFKAVFIKAPHLEEKDSVYIDWEPGQPFVKEGV; this is encoded by the coding sequence ATGTACATGACTCACGAAAATGAACACGAATACCGTTTTGGCACGCATGGTCCAAAATACTTAACTTTGGGCCCAAATGTCGATTTAGGCGTGGTGGTGATTACACCCGGTGAACATCACCCTTGCCACAAACACACCATTCAAGAAGAATCTTTTTTAGGGCTTGAAGGCGAATGTGCGGTATATGTGGATGGCGAGCGCGTGGTGATTACGCCAGGCGTGTATTTGCGTTGTGATCCAAATGAGGCGCATTATTTCCGCAATGAAGGTGATGTGCCATTTAAGGCAGTCTTTATTAAAGCCCCGCATCTAGAAGAAAAAGATTCGGTTTATATCGACTGGGAACCCGGTCAGCCGTTTGTGAAAGAGGGCGTTTAA
- a CDS encoding type II toxin-antitoxin system RelE/ParE family toxin — MKHIRLSLRAEQDLEKGFAFYEHQQIKLGYYFLDSLKADIDSLVIKAGVHQVTKLGYFVMIARRFPYAIYYRVEQDLVLVDAILDTRQNPQSITQRFS, encoded by the coding sequence ATGAAGCACATTCGTTTGTCGCTTCGTGCTGAACAAGACTTAGAAAAGGGCTTTGCGTTTTATGAGCATCAACAAATAAAACTAGGTTATTACTTTTTAGATAGTCTAAAAGCAGATATTGATTCATTAGTGATAAAAGCGGGTGTGCATCAGGTTACAAAATTGGGGTATTTTGTCATGATTGCTCGGCGTTTTCCCTATGCCATTTATTATCGAGTTGAACAAGATTTGGTTTTGGTGGACGCGATTTTAGACACACGACAAAATCCACAATCTATTACGCAGCGATTTTCCTAG
- a CDS encoding addiction module protein, with product MAVTLDIKNMTFEEKIMTMEALWDDLVQSANDIKKANKTETSILPDWHEDVLKERLLAAQEDKAEYSDWTEVKARLEKL from the coding sequence ATGGCAGTCACTTTAGATATTAAAAACATGACCTTTGAAGAAAAAATTATGACGATGGAAGCACTTTGGGATGATTTGGTGCAAAGTGCCAATGACATTAAGAAAGCAAATAAAACAGAAACATCCATATTGCCTGATTGGCATGAAGATGTTTTAAAAGAGAGGCTACTGGCCGCTCAGGAAGATAAAGCTGAGTATTCAGATTGGACAGAGGTTAAGGCAAGGCTAGAAAAATTATGA
- a CDS encoding class II aldolase/adducin family protein, with amino-acid sequence MKNFWKDSEATSIQNDLEMRVYTSRLLGKDMNLVMHGGGNTSVKSTVNGEDILYVKGSGWDLETIEPAGFAPVKMSALMAMAQLDSMSDTDMVAQQREAMIDASAPNPSVEAILHAIIPFKFVDHTHADALVTLSNTPKGGELLRKLYGDKVVFVPYVMPGFILAKAVYEQTKDLDWSKVEGMVLEHHGLFTFADTGKAAYDKMIELAGKAEDYLRKNSSLPVLEDEQGISEDFFYELFEAVAELKYPDAPEDIMGALNESKVSQIFAAQPDEVIHQISVLTPDHIIRTKQKPLILSGRLEFIREELAAYVKQYKAYFKKYAKNETCLNVAPNYAVIKDVGSIAFGKSEKEVQIIQDINDHTFEAVLRAQAFGGYKPLSACELFEMEYWELEQAKLKKA; translated from the coding sequence GTGAAAAACTTTTGGAAAGACAGCGAAGCAACCAGTATTCAAAATGATTTAGAGATGCGGGTTTACACCTCGCGTTTATTGGGCAAAGACATGAATTTGGTCATGCACGGCGGCGGTAATACCTCGGTTAAATCCACGGTAAATGGCGAAGACATTTTGTATGTCAAAGGTTCTGGCTGGGATTTAGAAACCATTGAACCTGCGGGTTTTGCGCCGGTCAAAATGTCGGCCTTAATGGCGATGGCACAGCTCGACAGCATGAGCGATACTGACATGGTTGCCCAACAAAGAGAAGCAATGATTGATGCGTCAGCCCCCAATCCGTCGGTTGAGGCCATTTTGCATGCCATTATTCCGTTTAAATTTGTAGATCACACCCATGCAGATGCGCTAGTCACCTTAAGCAATACCCCAAAAGGCGGCGAGCTGTTGCGCAAACTTTACGGCGACAAAGTGGTGTTTGTGCCCTATGTGATGCCAGGATTTATTTTAGCCAAAGCGGTGTATGAGCAAACCAAAGATTTGGATTGGTCAAAAGTTGAAGGCATGGTGCTTGAGCATCACGGTTTGTTTACCTTTGCCGACACAGGCAAAGCCGCCTATGACAAAATGATTGAATTGGCCGGCAAAGCCGAAGATTATTTACGCAAAAACAGCAGCTTGCCTGTTTTGGAAGACGAACAAGGCATTTCAGAAGACTTTTTTTACGAATTGTTTGAAGCCGTTGCCGAACTCAAATACCCCGATGCCCCCGAAGACATTATGGGCGCCTTAAACGAATCGAAAGTATCGCAAATTTTTGCGGCACAACCCGATGAAGTGATTCACCAAATCAGCGTACTCACCCCAGATCACATTATTCGCACCAAACAAAAACCCCTGATTTTATCTGGACGACTCGAGTTTATACGCGAAGAATTAGCGGCTTATGTTAAGCAATACAAAGCCTACTTTAAAAAATACGCAAAAAACGAAACCTGTTTAAATGTGGCGCCGAATTATGCGGTGATTAAAGATGTTGGCTCGATTGCATTTGGTAAGTCTGAAAAAGAAGTGCAAATTATCCAAGACATCAATGACCATACCTTTGAAGCCGTACTACGCGCCCAAGCCTTTGGCGGATACAAACCCTTGTCTGCGTGCGAGTTGTTTGAGATGGAATATTGGGAATTAGAACAAGCGAAGCTGAAGAAGGCTTGA
- a CDS encoding phosphomannomutase/phosphoglucomutase, giving the protein MTDVNSSIFKMYDIRGKVDSSLTEQTVYCVGKALGSEVVKAGGKAIALGRDGRLSGERFRDAIVKGLLETGLRVIDLGLVPTPMVYFAAATLPEVRSCVVITGSHNPPQDNGIKMVIEGVTLYGAYIQTLLQRILNDDYLLQPNGQYETLDIFADYQQRIASDIQIARPLKVVVDAGNGAAGIAGPAVLRAIGCEVIELFCEIDGRFPNHHPDPAKQKNLLDLIAAVKTQQADLGIAFDGDGDRCGVVDNLGQSLYADRQMMLYAKDVLSRQPGAEIIYDIKCSSLLAKEVEAAGGKATMWKTGHSFMKAKMRETGAALGGEVSGHIFWQERWFGFDDGIYTAARMCEILAKQPLSAAELFASLPNAFNTPELEIAFEEGEHYQFMEAFRALAPFQDGKIFALDGIRVDYVDGWGLVRPSNTSPVITLRFEADNLEALERIKARFRYKILLIKPDLVLPF; this is encoded by the coding sequence ATGACAGACGTTAATTCATCCATTTTTAAAATGTACGACATCCGCGGCAAGGTGGATAGTTCGCTCACTGAACAAACGGTTTATTGTGTGGGCAAAGCCTTGGGGTCAGAGGTGGTTAAAGCCGGTGGTAAAGCGATTGCCTTGGGGCGAGATGGTCGTTTGTCTGGCGAGCGTTTTCGTGATGCCATTGTAAAAGGCTTGCTGGAAACCGGTTTGCGTGTGATTGATTTAGGGTTGGTGCCGACGCCGATGGTGTATTTTGCGGCAGCCACCTTGCCCGAGGTGCGTTCTTGTGTGGTGATTACGGGGTCGCACAATCCGCCGCAAGACAATGGCATTAAAATGGTGATAGAAGGTGTCACCCTCTATGGTGCTTACATTCAAACCTTGTTACAGCGCATTTTAAATGATGACTATCTGTTGCAACCTAATGGCCAATATGAAACCTTAGACATTTTTGCAGACTATCAGCAACGCATTGCCAGTGACATTCAAATCGCGCGACCCTTAAAAGTGGTGGTGGATGCGGGCAATGGAGCGGCAGGCATTGCTGGGCCTGCGGTATTGCGTGCGATTGGTTGTGAAGTGATTGAGTTGTTTTGTGAGATTGATGGTCGTTTTCCCAATCATCATCCTGACCCAGCCAAACAAAAAAATTTATTGGACTTGATTGCTGCGGTCAAAACCCAGCAAGCCGATTTGGGCATTGCTTTTGATGGCGATGGCGACCGCTGTGGCGTGGTAGATAATTTAGGGCAGTCGCTCTATGCCGATCGCCAAATGATGCTCTATGCTAAAGATGTACTCAGTCGTCAGCCGGGTGCTGAAATAATTTATGATATTAAGTGCTCCTCTCTACTGGCTAAAGAAGTCGAGGCCGCCGGCGGCAAAGCCACCATGTGGAAAACCGGACATTCGTTTATGAAAGCCAAAATGCGTGAAACTGGTGCCGCCTTGGGCGGTGAAGTGTCGGGGCATATTTTTTGGCAAGAGCGTTGGTTTGGGTTTGATGATGGTATTTATACCGCTGCGCGCATGTGCGAGATTTTGGCCAAACAACCGCTGAGTGCAGCCGAGCTATTTGCCAGCCTGCCCAATGCCTTTAATACCCCAGAGTTAGAAATTGCCTTTGAAGAAGGCGAACATTATCAATTTATGGAAGCCTTTAGGGCCTTAGCCCCTTTTCAAGATGGCAAAATTTTTGCGTTGGATGGCATTCGGGTGGATTATGTGGATGGCTGGGGTTTAGTGCGCCCGTCTAATACCTCACCGGTAATTACCCTAAGGTTTGAAGCAGATAATTTAGAGGCCTTAGAGCGTATTAAGGCAAGATTTAGGTACAAGATTTTATTAATTAAGCCAGATTTGGTTTTACCCTTTTAG
- the dut gene encoding dUTP diphosphatase, whose protein sequence is MTLKVQYKILDSRLGNEIEMPHYGTAGSAGLDLRACINAPLELQPGQVVMIPTGMAVHLNDPGYAAMLLPRSGLGHKHGIVLGNLVGLIDSDYQGPLMVSCWNRGDTPYTIQVGERIAQMVIVPVLQPLFEQVDDFGEATARGQGGFGHTGTH, encoded by the coding sequence ATGACGCTGAAAGTGCAATACAAAATTTTAGACAGCCGTTTGGGCAACGAAATTGAAATGCCACATTATGGCACTGCGGGCTCTGCAGGCTTGGATTTACGCGCTTGTATTAATGCGCCCCTAGAGTTGCAACCCGGGCAAGTGGTGATGATTCCAACCGGCATGGCGGTGCATTTGAATGACCCAGGGTATGCGGCAATGTTACTGCCGCGCTCGGGCTTGGGACATAAGCATGGCATTGTTTTGGGGAACTTGGTGGGCTTAATTGATTCAGATTATCAAGGGCCATTAATGGTGTCTTGCTGGAATCGTGGCGATACGCCTTACACCATTCAAGTGGGGGAGCGAATTGCTCAGATGGTCATCGTCCCCGTGCTACAACCCCTGTTTGAACAGGTGGATGATTTTGGCGAAGCAACGGCGCGTGGACAAGGCGGATTTGGGCATACTGGAACACATTAA
- the lsrK gene encoding autoinducer-2 kinase — protein sequence MQDVLLALDAGTGSGRAVIFDTAGHQLGVGQEEWTHISEPNVPNSMAFDCAANWPLLCRCIKTAIQQANIQPEQIKAISSTSMREGIVLYNAQKQPIWAVANVDARAGEQVKWLHHTYPELEAEFYAASGQTFALGALPRLLWLQQHHPERFAHVRHINMISDWVLTELSGEIITEPSNAGTAGIFDLKSRQFSPGLVKICADLGISESIFPSTIETGTPVGVVSQAAAEATGLTAGTPVIAGGGDVQLGSAGLGIVELGQSAILGGTFWQQVVNIPADTPPPKDMSIRVNPHVVLGMSQAEGITFFSGLVMRWFRDAFCELEKHQAAAQGVDTYTLMEQQAAQVPVGSYGILPIFSDAMHYGHWMHASPSFINLGLDASKYNKASMFRALQENACIVSALNLQAIEAFSGVSSDTLVFAGGASKGQLWPQILADVTGKTIQIPEVKEATALGAAMAAGVGVGIYESLPQAAKTLVRWEKTYAPNLANTALYAQIAERWQAVYVEQLNLVKRGLTESLWKAPGL from the coding sequence ATGCAAGATGTTTTATTGGCCTTAGATGCGGGCACTGGCTCTGGTCGTGCGGTGATTTTTGATACGGCGGGTCATCAACTTGGCGTGGGTCAAGAGGAATGGACTCATATCAGTGAACCGAATGTGCCCAATTCCATGGCGTTTGATTGCGCTGCCAATTGGCCATTATTGTGTCGTTGTATTAAAACGGCTATCCAACAGGCCAATATTCAACCGGAACAAATCAAAGCCATTTCTTCCACCTCCATGCGCGAAGGCATTGTGCTTTATAACGCGCAAAAGCAACCTATTTGGGCAGTCGCCAATGTGGATGCCCGTGCGGGTGAACAAGTGAAATGGTTGCATCACACTTATCCCGAACTTGAAGCAGAGTTTTATGCCGCATCTGGCCAAACCTTTGCGTTAGGCGCTTTGCCGCGCTTGTTGTGGTTGCAACAACATCATCCCGAACGCTTTGCACACGTGCGTCATATTAATATGATCAGTGATTGGGTGCTCACCGAACTCTCGGGTGAAATCATTACCGAGCCTTCTAACGCCGGAACTGCGGGCATTTTTGACCTTAAAAGTCGCCAATTTTCACCAGGCCTGGTCAAAATTTGTGCGGATTTAGGCATTTCTGAGTCGATTTTTCCAAGCACGATTGAAACCGGTACGCCGGTTGGCGTGGTGAGCCAAGCGGCTGCTGAGGCCACTGGGCTTACAGCCGGCACACCCGTGATTGCTGGCGGGGGTGATGTACAGTTGGGTTCGGCAGGTCTGGGCATTGTAGAATTGGGTCAGTCGGCGATTTTGGGCGGCACTTTTTGGCAGCAGGTGGTGAATATTCCTGCAGACACACCACCGCCTAAAGACATGAGTATTCGGGTGAATCCGCATGTGGTACTCGGTATGTCGCAGGCCGAGGGCATTACTTTTTTCAGTGGACTGGTGATGCGCTGGTTTAGAGATGCGTTTTGTGAGTTAGAAAAACACCAAGCCGCCGCGCAGGGTGTGGATACCTATACCTTGATGGAGCAACAAGCGGCGCAAGTGCCGGTGGGGTCTTATGGGATTTTGCCAATTTTTTCAGATGCCATGCATTATGGCCATTGGATGCACGCCAGTCCGTCGTTTATTAATTTGGGGCTGGATGCCAGCAAATATAACAAAGCGTCGATGTTTCGTGCCTTGCAAGAAAACGCCTGTATTGTGTCGGCATTGAATCTGCAAGCGATTGAAGCGTTTTCTGGGGTTTCAAGCGACACCTTGGTGTTTGCGGGTGGGGCAAGTAAAGGTCAATTATGGCCTCAGATTTTGGCCGATGTCACCGGTAAAACCATTCAAATTCCCGAGGTTAAAGAAGCCACCGCCTTAGGTGCCGCCATGGCAGCTGGCGTGGGTGTGGGTATTTATGAGTCTTTACCTCAGGCGGCTAAAACCCTGGTGCGCTGGGAGAAAACCTATGCGCCCAATCTTGCAAACACTGCGCTGTATGCGCAAATTGCCGAGCGTTGGCAGGCGGTTTATGTAGAGCAACTCAATTTGGTCAAACGAGGGCTGACCGAGTCTTTGTGGAAAGCCCCTGGACTTTAA